In Bernardetia litoralis DSM 6794, the genomic window TTTTGGGAGGATATTCAAATGCTTCTGCTAAAGGTATTATAGCAAGTCAAGCTGCTGTATCTACTTTTAGTCCTTGGACATTAGGAACACATACTCAATACAATCCACTACCTTTAGATTTGCTTTCTTTTGATGCAAATATAGAAGGAGAATCTGTAAAAGTAGATTGGGAAACAACCAACGAAAAAGATAACTCTCACTTTATGATTGAGCGTAGTCAAGATGGTAATTCTTTTGGTTCTTTAGGTCGTGTAAATGCAAAAGGCACAGATTTAGAAGGTACATTTAATTACCAATTCTGGGATGCAGAACCATTTACAGGACTTTCATATTACCGTTTGAAACAAGTTGATTTGAATGGCGACTTTGAGTACTCTCCTGTCAGAAGCATATTATTTGAAAAAACAATAAGTGGTATAAAAGGTGAAATTAGTCTATATCCAAATCCAAATGGTGGCGCACGTTTCTACCTTAATCTTGAAGGAAAATTAACAACAGATGCACAAGTAGAAGTGATTGATATGATGGGCAGAACAATTCACAAGCAAGCTGTTCAAAAAGGAGCTGCTGATATAATAGTTACTCCGATGAGAGTACTGCCAGCAGGAACTTATATCTTGCGTTTTGTTACTCCTCAAGAATCTATTACTAAGAAATTTGTAGTAGAATAAGACTAGGTTTTTATAAAAAACAAAAAGTAAAAAGCCTTTTATCAGAAATGATAAAAGGCTTTTTGATGCGATAATTATTGTGCGAAAAAATAAAATCCAAAGAATAGCAAAGCTAAATTTATATCTACAACCACAATTACGTAAATGAAAAAACTATCTATACTAATTCCCACTTATAACGAAGAAAAAACAATACTTCTAGTGTTAGAAAAAATAAAAAATGTTGAATTAGATGGTTTAGAAAAAGAAGTAATTATTATTGATGATTATTCAGAAGATAATACAGAAAAAGTAATTAAAGAATATCAATCAAAAAATCAAAATTTTTCTATTATTTACTTCAAACAAGATAAAAATAAAGGCAAAGGAGCAGCACTTCACAAAGGAATAAAACAAGCAACAGGAGATTTTTTAATTATTCAAGATGCTGACTTAGAATATAACCCAAACGAATATAACATTCTATTAGAACCAATTTTGGAAGGCGTTGCAGATGTGGTTTATGGAACTCGTTTTATGGGAAATAAACCACATAGAGTTTTGTTTTTCTGGCACAGTATAGGAAACAAATTTCTAACCTTTTTATCAAATATAGTTACCAATCTAAATCTTACAGATATGGAAACTTGTTATAAAGCTTTTAAAATAGAAATTATAAAATCAGTTTTATTAAAAGAAAAAAGATTTGGTTTCGAACCTGAAGTTACGGCAAAAATAGCACGAATTCCGAATATTAAAATTTACGAAGTAGGTATTTCTTATTATGGAAGAACCTATCAAGAAGGTAAAAAAATAAACTGGAAAGATGGCTTTAGAGCTTTGTATTGCATCTTTAAGTATGGATTTTTAAAAATGAAATAAAATACAAGTTTTTATTGCTTATCAACTTTGTTTAGCTTATCCAAACAGTTTTTATATTTACAAATTCGTGAATTCCATTGATAGAAAGTTCTCTTCCATAACCCGATTTTTTTATTCCACCAAAAGGCAAACGAGGGTCAGATTTTACCATTCCATTAATAAAAACACTTCCTGATTCTATTTGTGAAGCTATTTTTTTGGCTTTTTGAATGTCTTTTGTCCAAACTGAAGAGCCTAATCCAAACTCTGAATTATTAGCAAGCTCAATGGCATGATTTTCACCTTCGGCTTTTATTACAGAAGCAACAGGTCCAAAAAGCTCATCATCAAAAGCAGGCATTCCTTCTTTTACATCTACCAAAATAGTCGGTTCATAAAAAGCATTATTTCGCTTTCCTCCCAAAATTAATTTTGCTCCTTTTTTTATAGACTCTTGAACTTGCTCGTCTAATTCTTTAGCCAAATCTTCTCTTGCTTGACAACCAATATCAGTTGTTTCTTCCATTGGATTACCCATTTTTAGCTTTGACATTTCAGCTTTAAACTCTTCTACAAACTCATCATAAACCTCATTTACAATAATAAAACGTTTGCCAGCAATACAACTCTGACCTGAATTTTGAGTACGTGCTTTTACGGCAGTTTGGGCAGCCAGTTGTATATCTGCATCAGCCAAAACAATAAAAGGATCATTGCCTCCCAGTTCTAAAACAGTCTTTTTGATGTTTTTTCCTGCAATTTCTGCAACCGACGAACCTGCTGCCTCACTTCCTGTAAGTGTAGCTGCTTTTACATGATTATTTTCTAATACTTGCTTGACTTGCTTTCCACTAATCAAGAAATTTTGAAAGGTATTTTTAGGAAATCCTACTTCTAAAAAAAGAGATGCTATGGCTTCTCCACAACCAAAAGAATTAGAAGAGTGCTTCAAAATACCAACATTCCCAGCCATCAGAGAAGGAACAGCAAAACGAAAAACTTGCCAAAATGGAAAATTCCAAGGCATAACAGCCAAAATAACACCAAGTGGGTCATAACGAACATACGCCTCAGAACCCTCAAAATCTTTATTTTGAGGAGATAAAAAAGATGCTGCTTTTTCGGCATAAAAATCACACAATAAAGCACATTTTTCAATTTCAGCTTTGGCTTGACTAATAGGTTTTCCCATTTCTTTTGTCATTAATATTGCTAGTTCCTGTTTTCTGTCTTTTAAAAGCAAAGAAAGTTTTTTGAAAAGTGCTGAACGCTCTGAAAAAGAAGTTTTCTTCCAATCTTGAAAAGCAGTTTCTGAATCTTGTATTTTATTGGTAATCTCTGTTGCTGAAAGAAGTTGATATGTTTCAAGAACTTCATTTGTAGCTGGATTGATAGTCTGAACTGTATGATTATCTGACATATTTATTTAAAAAGTTAAGGTTAAAAAATGACTAAATTATAGTCTATAAAAGTATTTCTACTAAAATCTATAATCGTTATAAAAAGTTTGGAGAAATTTAGAATAAATTTAAAATGTTGCTAATGTTTTTTATTAAAGATTGATTTTTTGTAATAATTTTAGGTGCAAAAATGTCTTGTACTTTGTTCAAGTATCTGATACTCTGGTATAGATTGGGTCAAAAGTAGGAGTGTGTAACCAAATAATAGTTAAACTATACAGTTGTATATACATTGGTTTTATTTTTGAAATCTTATAAATATCACTTACTAAATAATAAAATAATGGAAACTTGGTTAGACGAATCGTATGGGAAATTAGAATTTGATTCAAAAAATAGAATCATAAAACTAACTCTAATTGGAGATATTTCAGATGAAAATTACAAACACATTTGGAATTTTGGACTAGAAGAAGCTGTAAAAGAAAATTGTGGAAATGTATTTGTCGATCAACGTCAAATAGGTTATATAAAAATGATGTCAAGAGCTTGGTTAATGCTCAAATGGATGCCAAAATCAAAGCTGGTGATGAAAGATACAGAACGAAAATTAGCAATTATTCCTTCTAAGCACATTGTACATCAAGCAGGATTAAATTATTTGTTAGATTCCTTAAAGAAAGTATTGGGATATACTTTTGAGTTTTTTGAGAGTGAAGAAGAAGTTATTTCATTTTTTTCATCAACTAAAAAAGAACAATAATCTGAAAAATAGGTTATAGGAGACATTAAATTTTTATTTATTATATTCTTAATTATAAAATATGTCTTTCGACTTTCAATCTATGCGTTCTCGCCCTCGTCGCAATCGTCAATCTGCTGTCATTCGTGCTATGGTAGAAGAAACGTCTCTTTCAATTTCTGATTTTATGTTTCCTGTTTTTGTCATGGAAGGAACAAACAAAAAAGAACCGATTGCTTCAATGCCAAATATTTTTCGTTATTCTTTAGACAGACTTTTAGAAGAAATTGAAGAGTGCTATAAGTTAGGAATACGTGCTTTTGCTCCTTTTCCAAGTCTAACCGATGAGTATAAAGATGCAATGGCAACTTCAAGTCATAATCCTGAAAATATATATTTGAAAGCTATAACAGCTATAAAAGAAAAATTTCCAGATGTCTTTATTATGACTGATATAGCAATGGATCCTTACAGCAGTGATGGACATGATGGAATTTATAAAGATGGAAAAATCTTGAATGATGAAACATTAGAGGTTTTGGGTAAAATGGCTGTTGCACAAGCTCGTGCAGGTGCTGATTATGTTGGTCCTTCAGATATGATGGACGGAAGAGTAGCATATTTGAGACACGCTTTAGACAAAGAAGGTTTTCAAGATGTGGGGATAATTGCTTATACAGCCAAATATGCAAGTGCTTTTTATGGTCCTTTTAGAGATGCTTTAGATTCTGAACCTCGTTTTGGAGATAAAAAAACGTACCAAATGAATCCTGCCAATGTACGTGAAGCTCTTTTAGAAGCAAAACTAGATATAGAAGAAGGTGCTGATATGATTATGGTAAAACCTGCCCTTTCCTATCTTGATGTGATTAGTAAATTAAATCAAAATTCAAATATTCCAATTGTGGCTTATAATGTAAGTGGCGAATATGCAATAGTGAAAGCAGGAGCTGAAAAAGGATGGATAGATGGCGAAAAAATAATGTTAGAAACACTACTAAGCATAAAAAGAGCAGGAGCAAAAATTATTTTGTCTTATTTTGCAAAAGAAGTAGCACAAATTTTGTCTAAAAAATAGCATGCTTGATAACTTACTCTTTAGAGTGAGAAAATACCTTGTGTTTGTAATAAATAAACATAAATCACTTTAAAGAGTAAGAATGAAAAGAACAAAAAAACAATTAGCTTATTACGATGAACAAAAGCAATTATTGACTGAGTTTTGTCAAGGAAATGAAAAAGCCTTTTCAAAACTCTATCACTATTATTATGGCTTTGTAGAAAATTATGTTTGCAAAAACAATGGAACAACAGAAGATGCACAAGATGTTTTTCAAGAAACACTAATTGTTTTTTTAGAAAAACTCAAAAAAGATAATTTTTATCTTACAGCTTCCTTAAAAACATATATTATTGCAATTAGTAAAAATATCTGGCTCAATTCATTAAGAAAAAATAAAAAAACAACCATTTATTCTATTACAAACTCAGAAAATTCAGATGATTCAACTGATTTTAATCAAAAAGCAATAGAAATAATTTTATCAACTGATTTTGATACAGATT contains:
- a CDS encoding glycosyltransferase family 2 protein, whose translation is MKKLSILIPTYNEEKTILLVLEKIKNVELDGLEKEVIIIDDYSEDNTEKVIKEYQSKNQNFSIIYFKQDKNKGKGAALHKGIKQATGDFLIIQDADLEYNPNEYNILLEPILEGVADVVYGTRFMGNKPHRVLFFWHSIGNKFLTFLSNIVTNLNLTDMETCYKAFKIEIIKSVLLKEKRFGFEPEVTAKIARIPNIKIYEVGISYYGRTYQEGKKINWKDGFRALYCIFKYGFLKMK
- a CDS encoding RNA polymerase sigma factor, whose amino-acid sequence is MKRTKKQLAYYDEQKQLLTEFCQGNEKAFSKLYHYYYGFVENYVCKNNGTTEDAQDVFQETLIVFLEKLKKDNFYLTASLKTYIIAISKNIWLNSLRKNKKTTIYSITNSENSDDSTDFNQKAIEIILSTDFDTDLENEKSILEKFNDYFSHLTSHCQNLLSTIVEEEKTTEEIQKEFGYTTRNNLHNQKYKCVNQLKKVKALAESKL
- the hemB gene encoding porphobilinogen synthase, with the protein product MSFDFQSMRSRPRRNRQSAVIRAMVEETSLSISDFMFPVFVMEGTNKKEPIASMPNIFRYSLDRLLEEIEECYKLGIRAFAPFPSLTDEYKDAMATSSHNPENIYLKAITAIKEKFPDVFIMTDIAMDPYSSDGHDGIYKDGKILNDETLEVLGKMAVAQARAGADYVGPSDMMDGRVAYLRHALDKEGFQDVGIIAYTAKYASAFYGPFRDALDSEPRFGDKKTYQMNPANVREALLEAKLDIEEGADMIMVKPALSYLDVISKLNQNSNIPIVAYNVSGEYAIVKAGAEKGWIDGEKIMLETLLSIKRAGAKIILSYFAKEVAQILSKK
- a CDS encoding NAD-dependent succinate-semialdehyde dehydrogenase: MSDNHTVQTINPATNEVLETYQLLSATEITNKIQDSETAFQDWKKTSFSERSALFKKLSLLLKDRKQELAILMTKEMGKPISQAKAEIEKCALLCDFYAEKAASFLSPQNKDFEGSEAYVRYDPLGVILAVMPWNFPFWQVFRFAVPSLMAGNVGILKHSSNSFGCGEAIASLFLEVGFPKNTFQNFLISGKQVKQVLENNHVKAATLTGSEAAGSSVAEIAGKNIKKTVLELGGNDPFIVLADADIQLAAQTAVKARTQNSGQSCIAGKRFIIVNEVYDEFVEEFKAEMSKLKMGNPMEETTDIGCQAREDLAKELDEQVQESIKKGAKLILGGKRNNAFYEPTILVDVKEGMPAFDDELFGPVASVIKAEGENHAIELANNSEFGLGSSVWTKDIQKAKKIASQIESGSVFINGMVKSDPRLPFGGIKKSGYGRELSINGIHEFVNIKTVWIS